Proteins encoded together in one Falco biarmicus isolate bFalBia1 chromosome 4, bFalBia1.pri, whole genome shotgun sequence window:
- the CILP2 gene encoding LOW QUALITY PROTEIN: cartilage intermediate layer protein 2 (The sequence of the model RefSeq protein was modified relative to this genomic sequence to represent the inferred CDS: inserted 2 bases in 1 codon; deleted 1 base in 1 codon) produces the protein MGELALALLALAALHGARAAEPTENNSEPGKSGTAGKPWKAVPSLADLDLDTAGRGAEWTSWFNIDHPGGDGDYESLEAIRFYYRGRVCERPVAIQARTTEWELPEEVGEVVHVSPKKGFRCINKEQPQGKTCSNYHIRFLCPLEHIYWSHWSSWSPCSRSACGSSGTQTRTRRCVNAQLVAMLKEVKCKGKAVSAXPCSAGPCPEPAWMEWGTWGPCSHSCGSAGTRVRRRSCKKTKKMPCTGRPTEVQKCPPSPCPACPEHTLQGTVVSTTGSALPDAHIYLEGRPPVLLARSDAHGHFTVTGLCEGTAANISIHREGFAPGLASIVSNGSGVAVVHVRLQRLGKHPYMVLHPKAKVRVAGQEVTFCCKASGTPVPKKYYWYHNGTLLERKVYRYGSRLVLRGLAPEQAGTYHCKASTEAGAIKSAPAPLTVLAQGQQSCKPEPEPSLVELPSECPQDAAGSRYYNVGRCPPAPCASSLAKQSGCGADAGHCCGVRRMEMREIPCAGSLLPIKVVAECGCGPCAQPRVLVQGRVTAADTGEPLRFGQIFLGGKKVGFTGYKGSFTIEVPPDTQRLVARFVDQQQRFVDAVKVLPFNRRGGAVYQEVKMLRKKEPVDLDSSQSNAIPLGEASGREPVGELILPAGAFLRPSGEVFRGTVKASVTFLDPRDMATASTASSDLSFANTEGEIIPLRTYGMFTVDFREGETGAVLQTGPVEVRMDAGQVWMPEHLQKMKLWSLNPETGLWEEEGVLRPAGGSRGKREERTFLVGNLEIRERRLFNLDVPEDRRCFVKVRAYSNEKFNPYEQLEGVVISLINLEPQPGYPANPRAWGRFDSVVTGPNGACLPAFCDGQRPDAYSAYVTATLGGEELEAVASSPKLNPNAVGVSQPYLGKLGYRRLDHDDPNLKKTAFQINVAKPDPNNVDETNGPIYPYRSLEECEEAPVSANHLRFYRVEVDKYEYNVVPFKESDLTSWTGDYLSWWPNPQEFRACFIKVQIEGPQEYMVRSRNVGGSHPRTRGQLYGLRDTRSVRDMLLENTSGACVEFKCSGMLFDQSLVDRTLVSIIPQGSCHRTAVNSLLREYLNRHPPVAENNHTAAFTMLAPVDPLGHNYGIYTVTDQNPRLAKEIAIGRCFDGTSDGFSREMKADAGTAVTFTCQERPAGRESFFQRLLTAPAEALAEIRREMGTSEMRRAPPEVMDFASGARAPGPTATRQTPSSRRRMGQIRGQP, from the exons GTGCACGTCAGCCCCAAGAAGGGTTTTCGGTGCATCAACAAGGAGCAGCCGCAGGGGAAGACCTGCTCCAACTACCACATCCGCTTCCTCTGCCCGCTGG AGCATATCTACTGGTCGCACTGGTCCTCCTGGAGTCCCTGCTCACGCAGCGCCTGCGGCAGCAGCGGCACCCAGACCCGCACTCGCCGATGCGTCAATGCCCAGCTGGTGGCCATGCTGAAGGAGGTCAAGTGCAAGGGCAAAGCTGTGAGCGC GCCGTGCAGTGCCGGCCCCTGCCCAG AGCCAGCGTGGATGGAGTGGGGCACCTGGGGCCCCTGTTCTCACAGCTGTGGCAGCGCTGGGACACGTGTCCGGCGCCGGAgctgcaaaaaaaccaagaagATGCCGTGCACCGGCCGCCCCACCGAGGTGCAGAAATGTCCCCCCTCGCCCTGCCCAG CCTGCCCTGAGCACACACTGCAGGGCACCGTCGTCTCCACCACCGGCTCGGCACTGCCGGACGCCCACATCTACCTGGAGGGCCGCCCGCCGGTGCTGCTGGCCCGCAGCGATGCCCACGGGCACTTCACC GTGACGGGGCTGTGCGAGGGCACTGCCGCCAACATCAGCATCCACCGCGAGGGCTTTGCCCCGGGACTGGCATCCATCGTCTCCAACGGCTCTGGCGTGGCGGTGGTGCATGTGAGGCTGCAGAGGCTGGGTAAGCATC CCTACATGGTGCTGCATCCCAAGGCGAAGGTGCgggtggctgggcaggaggtGACCTTCTGCTGCAAAGCCTCGGGCACCCCGGTACCCAAGAAATATTACTG GTACCACAACGGGACGCTGCTGGAGCGGAAGGTGTACCGCTACGGCAGCCGCCTGGTGCTGCGGGGGCTGGCACCAGAGCAGGCTGGCACCTACCACTGCAAAGCCAGCACCGAGGCAGGCGCCATCAAATCGGCGCCAGCACCACTCACCGTGCTGG cccagggccagcagagctgcaagcCGGAGCCTGAGCCGAGCCTCGTGGAGCTGCCCAGTGAGTGCCCACAGGATGCCGCCGGCTCCCGCTACTACAATGTGGGGCGCTGCCCGCCTGCCCCgtgtgccagcagcctggccaAGCAGTCGGGGTGCGGGGCAGATGCGGGGCACTGCTGCGGGGTGCGAAGGATGGAGATGCGGGAGATCCCCTGCGCCGGCTCCCTGCTGCCCATCAAGGTGGTGGCTGAGTGCGGTTGTGgaccctgtgcccagccccgCGTCCTGGTGCAGGGACGGGTGACAGCAGCTGACACTGGCGAGCCCCTGCGCTTTGGGCAGATCTTCCTGGGTGGGAAGAAGGTTGGTTTCACTGGCTACAAGGGTTCCTTCACCATCGAGGTGCCACCGGACACACAGCGCTTGGTGGCTCGCTTTGTAGACCAGCAGCAGAGGTTCGTGGATGCTGTCAAAGTCCTGCCCTTCAACCGCCGTGGTGGTGCTGTCTACCAGGAGGTCAAGATGCTGCGGAAGAAGGAGCCGGTAGATCTGGACAGCAGCCAGAGCAACGCCATCCCACTGGGGGAGGCAAGCGGCCGGGAGCCCGTTGGGGAGCTCATCCTCCCCGCTGGTGCCTTCCTCCGTCCCTCTGGGGAGGTCTTCAGGGGCACGGTCAAAGCCAGCGTCACCTTCCTGGACCCCAGGGACATGGCGACAGCCAGCACGGCCTCCAGCGACCTCAGCTTCGCCAACACTGAGGGAGAGATCATTCCTCTGCGGACCTACGGCATGTTCACCGTGGATTTTCGGGAAGGGGAGACAGGTGCGGTGCTGCAGACGGGGCCAGTGGAGGTGCGGATGGACGCGGGGCAGGTCTGGATGCCAGAACACCTGCAGAAGATGAAGTTGTGGTCCTTGAACCCTGAGACCGGCTtgtgggaggaggaaggtgtCCTCCGCCCggccggggggagccggggcaagagggaggagaggacCTTCCTGGTGGGGAACCTGGAGATCCGGGAGCGGCGTCTCTTCAACTTGGACGTGCCGGAGGACCGTCGCTGCTTTGTCAAGGTCAGGGCTTACAGCAATGAGAAGTTCAACCCCTATGAGCAACTGGAAGGGGTGGTCATCAGCCTCATCAACCTGGAGCCCCAGCCCGGCTATCCTGCCAATCCCCGGGCATGGGGGCGCTTTGACAGCGTGGTGACAGGTCCCAATGGCGCCTGCCTGCCCGCTTTCTGTGATGGCCAGCGCCCCGATGCCTACTCAGCATACGTCACGGCCACGCTGGGCGGCGAGGAGCTGGAAGCTGTGGCCTCCAGCCCCAAGCTCAACCCCAATGCAGTTGGGGTGTCCCAGCCCTACCTGGGCAAGCTGGGCTACCGCCGGTTGGACCACGATGACCCCAACTTGAAGAAGACAGCTTTCCAAATCAACGTGGCCAAGCCTGACCCCAACAACGTTGATGAGACCAATGGTCCCATCTACCCTTACCGCAGCCTCGAGGAGTGTGAGGAGGCTCCGGTCAGCGCCAACCACCTCCGCTTCTACCGCGTGGAGGTGGACAAGTACGAGTACAATGTGGTGCCCTTCAAGGAGAGCGACCTGACCTCCTGGACTGGCGACTACCTCTCGTGGTGGCCCAACCCTCAGGAGTTCAGGGCTTGTTTCATCAAGGTGCAGATCGAGGGGCCGCAGGAGTATATGGTGAGGTCCCGTAATGTGGGGGGCAGCCACCCCCGCACGCGGGGGCAGCTCTATGGGCTGCGTGACACCCGTAGCGTGCGGGACATGCTGCTGGAGAACACCTCAGGTGCCTGCGTGGAGTTCAAGTGCAGCGGGATGCTCTTCGACCAGAGCCTGGTGGATCGCACCTTGGTCTCCATCATCCCCCAAGGCAGCTGCCACCGCACAGCTGTCAACAGCCTCCTCCGGGAGTACCTGAACCGTCACCCGCCCGTGGCAGAGAACAACCACACAGCTGCCTTCACCATGCTGGCACCGGTCGACCCGTTGGGTCACAACTATGGCATCTACACGGTGACGGACCAGAACCCACGGCTGGCCAAGGAGATCGCCATCGGCCGCTGCTTTGATGGCACCTCTGATGGCTTCTCAAGGGAGATGAAGGCGGACGCGGGTACGGCTGTCACCTTCACCTGCCAGGAGCGGCCGGCAGGGCGGGAGAGCTTCTTCCAGCGGCTGCTGACGGCCCCAGCCGAGGCGCTGGCTGAGATCCGGCGGGAGATGGGGACCAGCGAGATGCGCCGGGCTCCCCCCGAGGTGATGGACTTTGCCTCCGGCGCTCGAGCCCCAGGCCCCACGGCCACCCGCCAGACCCCCAGCAGCCGGCGGAGGATGGGCCAGATCCGGGGGCAGCCATGA